DNA from Massilia sp. KIM:
GGACGCGCACTGCGCCGCCTGCCCGGTATGGCAGGCGACTGCTCCGCCAGCGCCGCAAGCCCTGCCCATCCAGCCAGCCGCCTTCGCCGGCCTGGCCGGCGCCTGCCCCGCGCCCCTGCCGCGCGCGGCCGCGCACTGGCCGCCGCAGCTGGCGCGCGGCCCTCCCCTTCGCACCTGAGACGACAGCGCGGCCCCCAAGGCCGCTATCCCGCATCCGACGTGGCGCCGCCCGCGCACGCCCTGCGCCCGCGCGGCGGCGGCCGCACGTCCAACAGGCAAGGACATCATGCATCTCACCCGACGACACTTCGTCGCCCTGGCGCTCGCCCCTACCATGGCGGCGCTGGGCGGCTGCGCCCCGCCCTCCCCGGTCTACCGGGGCATCGATCTCGCCAACGGCGACTACAGCGGCGACTTCAGCCTTACCGACAGCGCCGGCCGGCGCCGCACGCTGGCCGACTTCCGCGGCCATTACCTGCTGCTCTTCTTCGGCTATACCCAGTGCCCCGACGTCTGCCCGAGCGCGCTCTCGCGCGCGGTCGCGATCCGCGAACTGCTGGGCGAGCGCAAGGGACGGCTGAAGGTCGCCTTCCTTTCGGTCGACCCGCAGCGCGACACGCCGCCCATCCTGGACGCCTACGTGCGCGCCTTCGATCCCTCCTTCGTCGGCATGTCCGGCTCGGCGCAGGAAGTGGCGCGCGCGGCCGCGGCCTACCGCGTGTTCTACCGCCAGGTGCCCACCGGCGCGTCGTACAGCGTCGACCACACGGCGCTCAGCTACGTCATCGACCCGGATGGGCAGGTGCGACTGGCGCTCAGGCACGCGCAGCCCGCCCAGGAGTGCGCCGAGGACTTGCAGAAGCTGATGCGCTACGACGAGAAACGCAAGGGAGGCTGGCGATGAGATACCGCGTCTTTCTCGCCATGTTCGCCGGCGCCGCCCTCACCCATAGCGCTGTCGCCGCGGCCGGGGCCAAGGCCGAGGCCAAGACCGAAGCCGCGCCGCAGGTGGAGGTCAGCGAGGCCTGGGTGCGCGGCGCCGTGCCCCAGCAGCGCGCCACCGGCGCCTTCATGCGGCTGCGCGCCGGCGCGCCGCTGCGCCTGGTCGGCGCCTCCTCGCCCGTCGCCGGGCGCGCCGAGGTCCACGAGATGCGCATGGAGGGAGACATTATGCGCATGCGGCAGATCGCGTCCTTGCCGATCCCGGCCGGCGAGACCGTGCAGCTCAGGCCCGGCGGCTACCACATCATGCTGCTCGAGCTGAAGCGCCAGCCCGGCGCAGGCGAGCGCATCCCGCTCCGGCTCGAATTCGAGGACGCCGAGCGGCGGCGCTTCGGCGTCGAGGTGCAGGCGCAGGTGCGGGCGCTGGGCGCGGGGCCATGAGGCCCTCGGGCTGCGTGGCCGCCACGCTGGCGCCGTGCTTGTGTCGCACACGGCAGGTAGTGGCCGAAACCGATCGCAAGCCGTCTTTCGGCCAGATGGTGAGGCGCGACCATATCCTGACGATCGCCCTGCCCCAGGCAGGGAACACCATAGGAGAATCTTCATGAATACCGAAACACCACGCCCATTCCACGCCGTCCCCAGCCGGCGGCTGTTCCGGCGCGCGGCGCTGCTCGAAGGATCCACCTTGCTGCTGCTGGTGCTGGTCGCGGTCCCCGCCAAGCACCTGCTGGGCGAACCTGGCCTGGTGAGGGCGCTCGGCCCGCTGCACGGCCTGGCTTTCCTGTTTTATCTCTGGGCGCTGATGGGGGTGAGCGCGGACGCCTCCTGGCCGCGCGGACGCACCGCGCTGCTGGTGCTGGCGGCCTGCCTGCCCTTCGGCAGCTTCATCGCGCTGCGCCGTATGCGGGAGGACCAGCCATGATCTACCTGCTCCTGAAAAGCCTGCACGTGATCGCCGTGGTGGCCTTCGTCGCCGGCCTGCTGCTGCAGTCCCTGGTGCTGCGCATCTACCGCGCCATGCCGGTCCCCGGCATGCCGGACGAGCGCCGCCTGCTGTCTCAAGCCCAGCGCTGGGACCGGATCGTCACCACCCCGGCCCTGGCCCTGACCTGGATCTGCGGCCTGGCGGCGGCCATGCAGGCGGGCTGGTTCGCCAGCGGCTGGCTGCAGGCCAAGCTGGTGGTGGTGCTGATCCTGTCGATGCTGCATGGCCTGCAGGCGGGGGAACTGCGCCGCCTGGCCGGCGCTGCCGGCACGGCTCCCGCGCCATCGGGGCGCTCGCCCGCGCTGCTGCTCGCGCTGGTGGCTTGCGCGGTCGCGCTGGCCGTGGCCAAGCCCGGATGAACTCAGTCCTTGACCTCGAAGGCCGCGCCGGTCTCGAAGAAGTGGCCGCCGGCCACGTAATGGATGCTCTTCCTGCCGCCCTGGCCGAGGTTCCAGTGGCCGTCGTGGAAGGCGGCCGGGTCGGCCCAGGCGGCCACCACCTCGCCCAGGAACAGGTCGTAGGCGTCCTGGATGCGCGGCTCGGGGAGCAGGCGGCATTCGAGCCAGCCGATGCAGCCTTCGATCAGCGGCGCGCTGGTGCGCTGGCCGCGGAAGGCCCGCGCGCCATAGGCCGCGAACTTGTCGAGCTCGCGCCCCGAGTGCGATCCGACCTGCAGGGTCAGGCGCGCCAGCTCGCGCGACGGCACGTTGAGCGCGAATTCGCCCGAGCTCTCGACCAGCTTGCGGGTGAGCGTGTTCTTGTCGATCACCACCGCCACCTTGGGCGGCTTGAAGTCGAGCGGCATCGACCACGCGGCCGCCATCACGTTGTCCCGCCCCGCATGGTGGCTGGTCACCAGCACCGTGGGGCCGTGGTTGAGCAGCCGGTAGGATTTTTCGAGCTCGACGGCCTCGAGGTGGGCCGGAAGGTGGGGCGAGATGGACATGGAGGCAGTCGGTGGGATCAGTCGCAGGGAAACCGGCAGAAGATGGCCGGGCTTACCAAGGCCCATTCTACATGCGCGTCAAAGCAACTGCGGCCCGCTGCCCTGCTCCGCCAGTTCGTCCATCGGATTGCGCAGCCGGCAGTGTTCCAGCGACAGGCAGCCGCAGCCGATGCAGCCGTCGAGCTGGTCGCGCAGGCGGGTGAGCTGGGCGATGCGCTCGTCCAGCTCGGCGCGCCAGCGCTTCGACATGCGCGCCCAGTCGCCCGCCGTCGGGGTGCGCCCTTCGGGCAGCGCGGCCAGGGCCGCGCCGATCTCGGCCAGCGGAATGCCGATGCGCTGGGCCACCTTGATCACCGCCACGCGGCGCAGCACCTCGCGTCCATACCGGCGCTGGCCGCCGCTGCTGCGCATGCTGCGGATCAGGCCCTTGGACTCGTAGAAATGCAGGGCCGAGACGGCCACGCCGGCGCGGCTGGCCACCTCGCCCACCGTCAGCGGACGGCGGACGTCTTCCGGATTCGTGATCGTCATGGATCTCCTCTTGACCTCAACTTTAGTTGAGGTTTTACACTGGATCGCACCGAATGACAAGCCCGTGGAGAAAACAATGAATACTGTCGAACACAACAAGCAACTGGTCCGCACGCTGTACGAGGACTGCATCAATGGACGCGACCTCGACCGGCTGGAGCGCCTGGTGGCGCCCGACTTCGTCGGCCCCCGCGGCGAGCACGGACCGCGCGAATTCCGCGCCACCATCCAGACCGTGCTGACCGGTTTTCCGGGCGTGCGCTTCGAGTTGCACGACCTGTTCGGCGAGGGCGACCGGGTGGCGGTGCGCTGGACCTTCCGCGCGCTGCACGGCGGCCCCTTCGCCGGCCACCCGCCCAGCCATGCCGAGGTCCGCCAGGAAGGCAACGTGATCTACCAGCTCCGCGACGGACGCATCGTGCGCGCCTGGCTGCAGGCCGACCGCCTGGGCGTGCTGCAGCAGCTCGGCGCCCTGCC
Protein-coding regions in this window:
- a CDS encoding SCO family protein, whose product is MHLTRRHFVALALAPTMAALGGCAPPSPVYRGIDLANGDYSGDFSLTDSAGRRRTLADFRGHYLLLFFGYTQCPDVCPSALSRAVAIRELLGERKGRLKVAFLSVDPQRDTPPILDAYVRAFDPSFVGMSGSAQEVARAAAAYRVFYRQVPTGASYSVDHTALSYVIDPDGQVRLALRHAQPAQECAEDLQKLMRYDEKRKGGWR
- a CDS encoding copper chaperone PCu(A)C; amino-acid sequence: MRYRVFLAMFAGAALTHSAVAAAGAKAEAKTEAAPQVEVSEAWVRGAVPQQRATGAFMRLRAGAPLRLVGASSPVAGRAEVHEMRMEGDIMRMRQIASLPIPAGETVQLRPGGYHIMLLELKRQPGAGERIPLRLEFEDAERRRFGVEVQAQVRALGAGP
- a CDS encoding DUF3817 domain-containing protein, whose amino-acid sequence is MNTETPRPFHAVPSRRLFRRAALLEGSTLLLLVLVAVPAKHLLGEPGLVRALGPLHGLAFLFYLWALMGVSADASWPRGRTALLVLAACLPFGSFIALRRMREDQP
- a CDS encoding CopD family protein, coding for MIYLLLKSLHVIAVVAFVAGLLLQSLVLRIYRAMPVPGMPDERRLLSQAQRWDRIVTTPALALTWICGLAAAMQAGWFASGWLQAKLVVVLILSMLHGLQAGELRRLAGAAGTAPAPSGRSPALLLALVACAVALAVAKPG
- a CDS encoding flavin reductase family protein; this translates as MSISPHLPAHLEAVELEKSYRLLNHGPTVLVTSHHAGRDNVMAAAWSMPLDFKPPKVAVVIDKNTLTRKLVESSGEFALNVPSRELARLTLQVGSHSGRELDKFAAYGARAFRGQRTSAPLIEGCIGWLECRLLPEPRIQDAYDLFLGEVVAAWADPAAFHDGHWNLGQGGRKSIHYVAGGHFFETGAAFEVKD
- the soxR gene encoding redox-sensitive transcriptional activator SoxR yields the protein MTITNPEDVRRPLTVGEVASRAGVAVSALHFYESKGLIRSMRSSGGQRRYGREVLRRVAVIKVAQRIGIPLAEIGAALAALPEGRTPTAGDWARMSKRWRAELDERIAQLTRLRDQLDGCIGCGCLSLEHCRLRNPMDELAEQGSGPQLL
- a CDS encoding ester cyclase, which produces MNTVEHNKQLVRTLYEDCINGRDLDRLERLVAPDFVGPRGEHGPREFRATIQTVLTGFPGVRFELHDLFGEGDRVAVRWTFRALHGGPFAGHPPSHAEVRQEGNVIYQLRDGRIVRAWLQADRLGVLQQLGALPPSFVQPEPARPL